The following is a genomic window from Bacteroidota bacterium.
AAGCATACTGGGATGCCAGCTCGAGTCTTTGCTGACGATATTCAGTCATTTTTTCGTTCATGGAAAGTAGTTTATTGTTTATGCAAGCAAAACTACTCCCTCACAAACTCCTACACAAGATGTACTTTGTTGGTGGGATACAGCCCAAACAAAAAAATTATTCTCTTCCCTGATCAAGTGTCACCTGCCGCGCTTTGTTTCTTACGATCTTCTTTATTTCTGTTTTTTCGTCAGTGCAGACATTGATGAAAGATCGATATCTGGCATCCGGTTACATCTGCGTCTAATGCGTTCTGTAACATCGTTTGTTTGTCCGATACAAAAACGATTATACGAATTTTACAGGATAATAAATCAAAAAAAAGCTTCTGATAATTCAGGCATTTTTCTGTTTCTTATGACTGGATATTTTATTTGCCCGATTCCAGCCGTTTGGCCTCATCAAGTGTGATTCGTGTATTATTTGAGTAAGGAACAACAAAGGCATCCTTACATCCCTTTTTGGCTAAGCCTTCACGGTAAGCAACAGCTTCTCCGGTTGACCTGAATTCTCCCAACATATATTTATTTAAACCATCAACCGTTTCAACTCTAACCGGATCCGCTATCTGATATTTTTTTGAAAAGTAATCGTCTGTTAATTTGTCTTTTGTTGAAAGTAGCTGAAGCGAATAAGTTACTTTTGAAACTTTAGCTTCTGCAGCAACTTTCGTTTCGGTTGTGGTTTTGATCTCTGCTGATTTCGATTCCGGAACTTTGCTTATGGCAGTATTTTCAGCAGGTGTAATAGGGCTTGCTGGTGCAGAATTGGCAATCTGGTTACCAGTAACCGTAAAAGTTGTTGCCGGAATTTCAATTTCCTTTGTTTGCTCGTCCTCTGTATAAGAGAACTTTCCGCTCACGGGGTATTTGCCTGCTTTTAATGCTTCGGTACCAATGACATATGAAGCAGTGATGAAATCCTGTTTTGGCAGGGTTAACCAGATGAATTTTATTTTGTTATCCTGTATCATAAATGTGCCGCCTTCTGTCTTGGCGTATTTGATCACAGAACCTTCAGGAACAAATTCTGCCAGGCGTGCAAATCCTTTAAACTGACTTTTGTTGATGGTAACCTCAACTTTCAATTCAGTAGGCGTAATGGGTTGGATGGTTCTTTGGCAGTCACCTGTAATTGGGCTTCCGGCAAGAGAAGAAATTAATAATATAAATCCCAGCATGTTTTTCATTTTCTTTAAAAATAAATTCACAGTACAATTAATAACAAAATATTTTTCGGACCTTAAACAAAACAGCCTCCCGTTAATCCGAGAGGCTGCCTGAATTTCTTCGGTCAACAATTATTTGCCGGCTTCCAGCTGTTTGGCCTCTTCAAGAGTAATACGCTGGTTGTTGTTATAGGCAACCACAAAGGCATCATTAAACCCTTTTTTAACAAGGCTGTCACGCGTGGCGATAGCCTCATCACTTGATTTATAAGCCCCCATAATATATTTGTTTGTACCATCAGTCGTAGTTTCAACTTTAACCTGTTGCACTTTGTTTTTAGAGAAATGGTCAGCAGATAATTTGTCCTTTGTTGAAAGGATCTGTATAGCGTAAGTTACGTTTGTAGTAGCAAATATATTCCCGGTCATGACTTTGTTAATAAGAGCAGCTTCACTTGCGGATGCCGAGAGCGTGCTTGCAATACGGCTGCCGTTAATGGTGAAATTATTCGCAGGGATCTCAAACTCTTTTGTAAGACCTCCGTCAACATAAGAGAAATTACCGCTTATAGTATAATTGCCTTCTTTTAAGGCCTCTGTGCTAACGATATAAGATATAGTGATACTTGTTTGCTGAGGTAACGTTAGCCAGATGATTTTTACTTTATTGTCCTGGATGGTAAGGCGGCCTCCTTCGGATTTGGCGTATTTTATTGTAGAACCTTCAGGTATGGATTCAGCCAAACGCGCAAAGCTGCTTAATTGATCCTTGTTGATCACGATCTCAACCTTCACTTCATTTGCCGAAATGCTTTGTATTGATCTGCGGCAATTAACCGCCATCACACTTCCTGTCACTGCTAAAACTAATAATGCTGATGAGAATAGCTTCTTCATAAGGTCTTAATTTGAATTAAGACTGCAAATATAGTGTAAAAAAAGGGTTTTGTCAATACCCCTATTGCATACGGCTCCGTTTCAATAAATACGGCATCAGTATCTGCTCAAACCCTTTATCAATATTGGCTTCGACAAAATCAATACGGTACTGGCTGCAATGAAGTTTTAACTCTCGTTCAAATTGGTTAATGGCGGCCAAGTAATTATCTTTTACCTCATTAGGGTTTACTTTCAATTCTTCGCAGGTTTCGAGGTCAATGAATTTATAAGGACGGTTATCAAAATTAAAATCAAGTTCTTTGCTCTTGTCCATTACCTGGAAGAGGATCACTTCATGTTTGTTGTGTTTGAGGTGCTGAAGTGCTGAAAACAGTTCTTCCGGTTTGCTGCCTCCGTCCATCATGTCGCTGAACAGAATAACCAATGAGCGTTTGTGAATGGCTTCCGCTATCTGGTGAAGTGCCTCGACA
Proteins encoded in this region:
- a CDS encoding SPOR domain-containing protein, giving the protein MKKLFSSALLVLAVTGSVMAVNCRRSIQSISANEVKVEIVINKDQLSSFARLAESIPEGSTIKYAKSEGGRLTIQDNKVKIIWLTLPQQTSITISYIVSTEALKEGNYTISGNFSYVDGGLTKEFEIPANNFTINGSRIASTLSASASEAALINKVMTGNIFATTNVTYAIQILSTKDKLSADHFSKNKVQQVKVETTTDGTNKYIMGAYKSSDEAIATRDSLVKKGFNDAFVVAYNNNQRITLEEAKQLEAGK